ACCCGGCAAGCTGCCGGCGCGGGTCCGCCGCGTCGACTACCGGCTGGAGTACGGGCAGGCGGCGCTGGAGGTGCACGAGGACGCCATCCGCGCCGGCGACCGGTTGCTGGTGGTCGACGACCTGCTGGCGACCGGGGGGACCAGCGCCGCCGCGGCGCGGCTGATCGGGGAGCTGGGCGGCCGCGTGAGCGGCTTCTGCTACCTGGTGGAGCTGGGCGAGCTGCACGGGCGCCAGCGCCTGGAGGCGCCCGTCTTCTCGCTCCTTCAGCTCTGAAGCGGCCGGCCCCTGCCGGCACTCGGGAGGCGAACGGCTTGGAGGAACGTCTGGCGCGGCTGCGCGAGGCGATGGAGCGGCGCGGCCTCGAGGCCGTCTGGATCACGGGTGAAAAGAATCGCTATTATCTCAGCGGTTTCCGTTCGTCGGCGGGCGCGCTCCTGATCACGCGCGACCGGAGCTGCTTGATCACCGACTTCCGTTACGTGGAGGCCGCCCGGCAGGGGGCGCCCGGCTTCGAGGTCCACCGCCACGGGCAGGGGCCGGAGGAGGACATGCTGGCCGTCGCCCTGCGCATCCTCGAGGAGGAGTCGGTGCACAACGTCGCCTTCGAGGAGGGCCAGCTCTCCTGGGCGGCGGGCGAGGAGCTGCGCCGGCGCTGGCATGGCCTCGAGGTGGTGCCCGGCGGGGGCCTGGTGGAAGAGCTTCGCCGGTTGAAGGACCCCGCCGAGGTGGAGGCCGTCGCCACCGCCTGCCGCATCGCCGAGGAGGCGCTGGAGGAAGTCCTGCCCGAGCTGAAGCCCGGGGTGCGCGAGTCGGACTTCGCCCTGGCGCTGGAGTGGGCCATGCGCAAGCGCGGCGCGGAGGCCGCGGCCTTCGAGTTCATCGTCGCCTCCGGCCCGCGCGGGGCGCTGCCGCACGGCTACGCCTCGGAGCGGCGCGTGCAGGCGGGCGAGCTGGTCACCATCGACTTCGGCGCCAGCTGGCGGGGCTACGCTTCGGATGTGACGCGGACCGTGGCCGTGGGCCACGTCGACGAGGAGCAGCGCCGCGTCTACGAGATCGTCCGGCAGGCGCAGCAGGCGGGCCTGGAGGCGCTCCGCCCCGGCGCGACCGGCGGCGAGGTGGACGCGGCCGCCCGCGAGCGCATCGCGCGGGAGGGCTTCGGCGCCGCCTTCGGCCACAGCCTCGGCCACGGCGTGGGCCTCGACGTCCACGAGGCGCCCAGGCTGGCGGCGGGCAGCGAGGAGCGGCTGGAGCCCGGCATGGTGGTCACCGTGGAGCCGGGGATCTACCGGCCCGGCTGGGGCGGCGTCCGCATCGAGGACACCGTGCTGGTGAC
This Bacillota bacterium DNA region includes the following protein-coding sequences:
- a CDS encoding adenine phosphoribosyltransferase, translating into MAAIRSLIREIPDFPAPGVLFRDITPLLHEPAAMREVVRRMAEHWRGEPLEAVAGIESRGFLFAVPLALALDLPFVPLRKPGKLPARVRRVDYRLEYGQAALEVHEDAIRAGDRLLVVDDLLATGGTSAAAARLIGELGGRVSGFCYLVELGELHGRQRLEAPVFSLLQL
- a CDS encoding Xaa-Pro peptidase family protein gives rise to the protein MEERLARLREAMERRGLEAVWITGEKNRYYLSGFRSSAGALLITRDRSCLITDFRYVEAARQGAPGFEVHRHGQGPEEDMLAVALRILEEESVHNVAFEEGQLSWAAGEELRRRWHGLEVVPGGGLVEELRRLKDPAEVEAVATACRIAEEALEEVLPELKPGVRESDFALALEWAMRKRGAEAAAFEFIVASGPRGALPHGYASERRVQAGELVTIDFGASWRGYASDVTRTVAVGHVDEEQRRVYEIVRQAQQAGLEALRPGATGGEVDAAARERIAREGFGAAFGHSLGHGVGLDVHEAPRLAAGSEERLEPGMVVTVEPGIYRPGWGGVRIEDTVLVTADGYRNLCSSSKELRVL